The Sporosarcina luteola DNA window CCGCCAATGGCTGATTGAATACAACCAATTCCGGTGAAGGCGCTTCTTCCGGATTAGTTTCCGCGTAGAACGGCTCCGGTAGACGCGTGTAGCTATTATCGAAACGCCATCCGAATCCTTTTCTCTCTGTCATCGTCTTCAGCTCCCATTTTTGAAATTCCATGTTTTACCTCGCGTTATTTCTAATCCCAATCATACAACAAAGGGATTCGCTTCTCCATTATGAATAAAAGACGCTTCAACATTGGTATACCCAATTCGAATCGATTCACGTAAGCACTCGTTCATAAATTCAAAAATACAGGGAACTGTATGGGGGAGGCTGAACGAAAAATGAAAGGAGGAAAACCAATGCCAAGAATTGCCGTTGAACAACCGTATGAAGATGTCATGAATGCACTTGTGGCAAAAGGTTATGAAGCGAAAATGTTTACCACAGATGAAGATGTCACCGGATATGATATCGGTGTCGTCCGTGCCATCAATGAAGGGAACACGCATGAATTCAACTTTCCAGTCATCACGATGAAGGGCATGTCGATTGACGACGTTGTCCACGCAGTTGAGCAGAAAGCAAACCTCCTCCAATAAGCATCCCCGAAAAAACAGAATCTATGGCAGTTGCCTTAGGTCTTATGTTCCCGCATCTACAGGACAGCCCGCCAATCGACTAACCGATTGGCGGGCTGTATTGATTTCATGCATGGTAATAATACGTCTGACGTCTGCGAGATGCCTCCCGCTGTTCCGCCCTATACCTACGCTGAAATGCACGAAGTTCATCCAATTGCCCATTCAAGCGGGGATCCTGCGACATCATTTCCTTTAATTCGGAAGGACCGATTTTCCTCTTCACCTTTTCAATTTCATCCTCAAAAAATAATGACATGTCCATACCTCCTCCCTTTTGCTTGGCAAGGGATGACGGATTAGGCTATGCTCATTAATCGCCATTCCCCCGTTACCGTATAGTACGTCGATTTAACGACAGGACAAGAGGTAAGTGTACAGTTTTTTTTATTATTTTCAATGAACTATAGTTATAGAACAATACGAAACAAGAATAGTAAACGATATGTCACCACTTCTTAAGACAACAGAACCTACGGCAGCCGCAGGTTCTGTTTTTTCATTATGAATTACTAGGATTCCATTATGATTGTGATGATGATGCCAAGCAAAATCCCTAAGAAGACCGTTGCTGAATATAGAAGAATCCGCCTCATTTATCCATCCTTCCGTCACTCTTTTAACCAATATATTAATGCACGGGACAAAACATGTAGCCTTGTACGAAAGATGCATCTACCCTCAGTCCTAAGACGTATGCGAAAATCAATCATACGACTGGTAAGTTTTTCAATTGAATTGAGGTAGAATAGAATAAAATGGGGCAGAAGGAGAATGAGAATGAATAAGGTATTAGGAATTGCACTGCTGACAGGTTTTCTAGTCGTTTTCGGCATCTATGGGTATAACAAATGGTTTGCGAAGGCAAGTGGGAATGATGAAATTTCAATTGCAAAAGACAAGGCAGAATCTTTGGATGTGGACATCGACTTCGGGGTTGGCACCCTATTCATCCAAGGCGGTTCCCCGGAATGGGTCAGTGGGGAATTCTCCTACAATCATAAAAGACTGGAACCGAAAGTGACGTATAAGAAAAAGAAGGATATCGGCTCCGTCAAAATCAAGCAAGGCTCGAAACCAACATTCGGTTTCAATAAACGCAAACTGAAAAACGAGTGGGACCTCCATCTGACAAATGAGATTCCTATCGACTTGGACGTTGACATGGGCGTTTCAACTTCGACACTAAATCTGAAAGGCCTTCAACTAAACAGCCTATCAGTCGATAGTGGCGTCGGTGAATCCGTTATCGACATGAGCGGCGAATGGAAAAAAGGTTTCCGTGCGGATATGGACTTAGGTGTTGGAGATGTAACCATCATCCTACCAAAACAGACTGGCGTCAGAGTTAATGTTTCGAAAGGGATTGGTCGCGTTGACTTGAAAGACTTCACCATGCAAAACGATGGTGTTTATGTCAACGAAGCCTATTCGGGCGCAGACGTCATTATCGACATTACTGTAGACATCGGCGTCGGTGACGTCAAATTCAAAACTGCCGAATGAATTGTGCGGGAATTGTGTCGGTGCCTGTGCATGGTGCATTTATGACAATTCATTGAATTGAATAGAAATACATGAGGAAGCCATTGAATCGTTGAATTCAATGGCTTCCCTTTTCTACTATATACAATTGTAGTGCATAGTCTGAATTGTTTCGTGCACAGGCACCAGAAAAAATTATTGCAATTCGACTTTTGTACCGGCTAATAAATCACCTAAATGACGTTTGTCTTTACGAAATAGACCCATGCACAACAATACGAGTCCAAGCAACGATCCACCGTTTGCGACAATGATTGCGGTCATATCAAAACCGCTATACATACCATGGATCACACCTATATGCCCTAATTGCCAAGGTAAAAACTTGATAATATTTCTTAGTATAGCTGAGCTGAATTTATGCTGGTTGTACGTCAGTTTCAATCCAGCGGCTCTTTTTCCAATTGATCCACCTTTGTAATCCAAATACGAAAACAATAGAATAATCGGTATCACCGATGTAAATGTCGCGACAAGTTGAGATTGTGTCTCTGTATACTGTGAAATTTCCTTTAGAATTAAAAACATGATCATCAAGTTGATAATCAACAAAAGAACCAAGTAAGTTAGGATTACTACATAATCAACAAGCAATTCTTTTAGCCTCTGTTTAATTTGAATGTTATTCATGAAACACCTCAATCCTTCGACTATCTGCTCGCTCCTTTTTTGCTGCATGTTATTATATTCTTCTCTACTGACTATAGAATCTCCTCTTACAAATGGGCGTGGCCTAAAACTCGAGTAAACGTCTAAAGTAATATTCGAATTCACTTTATTTTCATTTTTCACTTGCAATTAAATCGAATTGCATGTAAACTGATAGTTAATTTAACAAAATCTTATTTCGCAAGTTTTGAAGTAAGGATAGAGGCGCAAAGACCATCAGTATACAATCTGAGGATAATGAGATCCTATGAAGGTTGTGGAAAGGGGAATTTGCCGAAGTGGAGAGAGGCTCATTTATCTCGAAGCTGGTTCTGGGTTGAACAAGTCCAGAATTGTCATATAGGAAACTATATGGAGGGCTATCTTATGCAATGAAATAATGTAGTTATTATTTCAAGCAACAACGAGCCCTCGTTGTTGCTTTTTGCGTTCATTTTCAACTGCCCTCTCCCCTCTAATTTTTTCAAAAAATTAATTATAGGAGTGGAGAACTAATGAACTTCGGACAAATCGTAACAGCAATGGTAACACCTTTTGACGCAAATGGTGAAATTGATTTTGAAGCCACACGCAACTTGATCGATCATTTAATCGCCAATGGATCGGACAGCTTGGTCGTATCAGGCACGACCGGAGAATCACCGACATTAACGAGTGAAGAAAAGGTCAAATTATTCAAGTTTACAGTTGATGTTGTAAACGGAAGAGTACCGGTCATTGCCGGTACAGGCTCGAATAACACGAGAGAATCGATCGAACTGACAATGCTGGCAGAGGATGTAGGCGTCGACGCGATCATGCTCGTCTCTCCGTACTATAACAATCCTTGCCAAGAAGGGATCTATCAACACTTCACGACAATTGCGGCAACAACCTCTTTACCAATCATGCTG harbors:
- a CDS encoding YkuS family protein, whose amino-acid sequence is MPRIAVEQPYEDVMNALVAKGYEAKMFTTDEDVTGYDIGVVRAINEGNTHEFNFPVITMKGMSIDDVVHAVEQKANLLQ
- a CDS encoding toast rack family protein, with the translated sequence MNKVLGIALLTGFLVVFGIYGYNKWFAKASGNDEISIAKDKAESLDVDIDFGVGTLFIQGGSPEWVSGEFSYNHKRLEPKVTYKKKKDIGSVKIKQGSKPTFGFNKRKLKNEWDLHLTNEIPIDLDVDMGVSTSTLNLKGLQLNSLSVDSGVGESVIDMSGEWKKGFRADMDLGVGDVTIILPKQTGVRVNVSKGIGRVDLKDFTMQNDGVYVNEAYSGADVIIDITVDIGVGDVKFKTAE
- a CDS encoding RDD family protein, yielding MNNIQIKQRLKELLVDYVVILTYLVLLLIINLMIMFLILKEISQYTETQSQLVATFTSVIPIILLFSYLDYKGGSIGKRAAGLKLTYNQHKFSSAILRNIIKFLPWQLGHIGVIHGMYSGFDMTAIIVANGGSLLGLVLLCMGLFRKDKRHLGDLLAGTKVELQ